One genomic window of Candidatus Kuenenia stuttgartiensis includes the following:
- the lnt gene encoding apolipoprotein N-acyltransferase, translated as MLRNKEIIQITGLSFLTILFFCLSFPPADLGYFAWFALVPWFILIIRGKKHVLLSSYLVGLLFFFTELSWLRHVTYAAWLLLSLYCALYFLCFAFCIRRAVLKLKLPIVFVAPCVWIALEYIRSYLFSGFPWFFAGHTQYRCLPVIQICDITGVSGVSFIIIMVNAYIAWLIAHCFLKEKGNEKNDEIALWVGRKHEFIYLSYILPPLFVIGALWYGVHWLKGYKPYDGPVVCLVQGNIPQDVKAAPSEEEEVDTLRKYYDLSVRVKGEPVDIVVWPETMVPGILNINPDLTGRKIDYLSQLTVVQLAQELNANLLLGGISLVLSEDDQRYFNSVYFYGINGKLLDRYDKIHLVPFGEFTPLKKYFPFLAKLVPYSVGLSPGKAPTLFHLKTLQNQTFRFGASICYEDTVSALLRNLKKQGVDFIFNVTNDGWFHDSAELEQHLAIMVFRAVENRTGMARAANTGISAFVSPDGNIYSKLTDSEGRQKEISGVLLNRIKLVKSDNTYYTLYGDWFPLVCLTVTGGMVLSSFFKRLYT; from the coding sequence GTGTTGAGAAATAAAGAAATTATTCAAATTACAGGCCTTTCCTTTTTAACCATCCTTTTTTTCTGCCTTTCCTTTCCTCCTGCAGATTTAGGGTATTTTGCCTGGTTTGCACTTGTACCGTGGTTTATCCTTATTATCCGGGGAAAGAAGCATGTCCTTCTTTCTTCATATCTTGTAGGGTTGCTCTTTTTTTTCACAGAGCTTTCATGGCTGCGGCATGTTACCTATGCGGCGTGGTTGTTATTAAGTCTTTATTGTGCGCTCTATTTCCTCTGCTTTGCTTTTTGCATTCGAAGGGCCGTTTTAAAACTAAAGTTACCCATCGTTTTTGTGGCCCCATGTGTGTGGATAGCTTTGGAATATATACGATCCTATCTCTTCTCTGGGTTTCCCTGGTTTTTCGCAGGCCACACTCAATACCGCTGTTTGCCGGTAATACAAATATGTGACATTACAGGAGTCTCCGGCGTATCGTTTATTATTATTATGGTGAATGCGTATATTGCGTGGTTAATCGCACATTGTTTTCTTAAAGAGAAGGGAAATGAAAAAAATGATGAAATAGCCCTTTGGGTTGGAAGAAAACACGAGTTTATTTATTTATCGTATATTTTACCGCCGCTATTTGTTATTGGGGCGTTATGGTATGGCGTGCATTGGCTTAAAGGTTATAAGCCGTATGACGGACCTGTTGTGTGTCTGGTGCAGGGGAATATCCCGCAGGACGTGAAAGCAGCGCCGTCGGAAGAGGAAGAAGTTGATACGTTAAGAAAATATTATGATTTATCTGTACGCGTTAAAGGGGAACCGGTAGATATTGTCGTCTGGCCGGAAACGATGGTGCCGGGGATACTTAATATCAACCCTGACCTTACGGGAAGAAAAATTGATTATCTGTCGCAGCTTACGGTAGTTCAACTGGCGCAGGAATTGAATGCAAACCTCCTCCTGGGCGGTATTTCACTGGTTCTTTCGGAAGATGATCAACGATATTTTAACAGCGTTTATTTTTATGGAATAAACGGAAAACTGCTGGACAGATACGACAAGATCCACCTGGTGCCTTTTGGTGAATTTACTCCGCTGAAAAAATATTTTCCTTTTTTAGCGAAACTAGTGCCTTATTCTGTTGGGTTGTCGCCCGGGAAAGCCCCCACCTTATTTCATCTTAAGACGTTGCAAAATCAAACCTTTCGTTTTGGAGCATCTATTTGCTATGAAGACACGGTTTCCGCCTTGCTAAGGAACCTGAAAAAGCAAGGAGTGGATTTTATATTTAACGTGACAAATGATGGATGGTTTCATGATAGCGCGGAATTGGAGCAACATCTTGCAATAATGGTATTTAGAGCAGTAGAAAATCGTACAGGCATGGCGCGTGCGGCAAATACGGGGATATCGGCATTTGTGAGTCCTGACGGGAATATATATAGTAAACTAACCGACTCCGAAGGGAGGCAAAAAGAGATAAGCGGCGTTCTGTTAAACCGGATTAAACTGGTTAAAAGCGATAATACTTATTATACGCTATACGGAGATTGGTTTCCCCTTGTTTGTTTAACAGTGACCGGGGGCATGGTTTTATCCTCTTTTTTTAAAAGACTTTACACTTGA
- the glp gene encoding gephyrin-like molybdotransferase Glp, whose protein sequence is MISVDEAKKIIIENVSPLAPTEVYFEDARGFCLAEDVRSDIDMPPFNRSAMDGYAVIAEDTKTAPVVLKIIENIAAGDMPAKKVSQGCVSKIMTGASVPEGADAVVRFEDTDDTGEEDRVKISKSVKTGANISNRGEDIQIGQIVLHAGMQIRPQEIGILATVGKSVVKVYPAPAVGIISTGNELVNVDEKPSPVQIRNSNSYSLAAQARRMNAGVEILGIAGDRKEDIVEIMTRGLQKDVLILSGGVSMGEYDLVGDVLKEAGVRIYFEKVALRPGKPVIFGKKDKTLIFALPGNPVASLVTFELFIYPAIRKLMGFSSLSRTTVAALLETDISTKRRRREFRPARCQWKENTWSVSPVEWHGSADLLATTKANCLLIIPEEAETLSKGQLIDIILLDNLC, encoded by the coding sequence ATGATTTCAGTAGATGAAGCAAAGAAAATTATTATTGAAAATGTAAGCCCTTTAGCGCCCACAGAGGTGTACTTTGAGGACGCACGGGGTTTTTGTCTTGCCGAAGACGTAAGGTCCGACATCGACATGCCCCCCTTCAATCGTTCTGCCATGGACGGATACGCTGTGATTGCGGAAGATACGAAAACCGCGCCCGTCGTATTAAAAATCATTGAGAATATTGCGGCGGGAGATATGCCTGCAAAGAAGGTATCGCAGGGGTGTGTTTCTAAAATTATGACCGGCGCATCCGTTCCGGAAGGTGCGGATGCGGTAGTCAGGTTTGAGGATACGGACGATACCGGGGAAGAAGACCGGGTAAAAATATCGAAATCTGTTAAAACCGGAGCCAATATTTCCAACCGTGGCGAGGATATACAAATCGGGCAAATAGTTCTTCATGCAGGGATGCAGATTCGTCCACAGGAAATAGGGATACTCGCAACAGTGGGAAAGTCTGTTGTAAAAGTATATCCTGCCCCTGCCGTTGGCATCATTTCTACAGGGAATGAACTGGTAAACGTTGATGAAAAACCGTCTCCTGTACAAATAAGAAACAGCAACAGTTATTCCCTGGCAGCACAGGCAAGGCGAATGAATGCCGGGGTTGAAATACTGGGCATTGCCGGAGATAGGAAAGAAGACATTGTGGAGATAATGACGCGGGGGCTGCAGAAGGATGTCCTGATTCTTTCCGGCGGGGTTTCAATGGGAGAATATGATCTTGTCGGAGATGTTTTGAAAGAAGCAGGGGTGCGCATTTATTTTGAAAAGGTGGCGTTACGGCCGGGAAAACCCGTTATCTTCGGGAAAAAGGACAAAACATTGATTTTTGCACTGCCCGGGAACCCTGTTGCTTCACTGGTTACGTTCGAATTGTTTATCTATCCGGCGATACGGAAATTAATGGGTTTTTCTTCTTTGAGCAGAACAACGGTAGCGGCATTGTTGGAAACGGATATTTCCACGAAAAGAAGACGCCGCGAGTTTCGCCCTGCACGGTGTCAATGGAAAGAAAACACATGGTCTGTTTCTCCTGTTGAATGGCATGGTTCCGCTGACTTATTGGCAACGACAAAGGCGAATTGCCTTCTTATTATTCCTGAAGAAGCAGAAACACTTTCCAAAGGACAATTGATTGATATTATTCTTCTCGATAACCTGTGTTGA
- a CDS encoding IS1634 family transposase: MATIQSKNSRGYKYWYIVESRRVNGKPRPIVLAYLGKADDLLKQLQGLTEKLRLKSYSHGAVAALLSVANALDVPSVINKYIKSPRQYCAKKPVRNNLTAGSTLLLGAVGRVCVPTSKRGWWDWAKTTTAEYLLRHSLSKIDSQHFWDLMDALPEESIAEIERELIEKTFKTYNLQSDTLFFDTTNFFTYIDTTNLRCTIARRGKNKQKRYDLRQVGLAMVVTRNDMIPLFHHTYQGNMADAKVFSAVLETIKDRMTGLGFDSKKHTIVFDRGNNSMDNMAIVERLALHYVGALTPYHHKQLVGDAMCNFREYDVDGSKIQVYHDKRVIWGQERTVVVFISEKLKVGQLRGMSQSLEKAEHQLKLLQQHLCNPKGKMRDKEGLEDTIRSVVKCQFAKDVIDWSLKEVSEGKFQLNFSIDQKKLEEIEGELGFRILMTDHHDWDTADIIKAYYGQSKIEHAFRNLKNPYHLALKPQFHWTDQKIRVHFFICVLGYLMAAIVWYQAKAHAQFSGTLDTLLDTLNNIRLSAMLEETKARGRVKATYKLEEMSDKESLLMNALGIMDFHKHRLKLQGLSVYN; encoded by the coding sequence ATGGCTACCATTCAATCTAAAAACTCCAGAGGTTATAAATATTGGTATATTGTCGAATCGCGGCGCGTTAACGGCAAGCCCAGGCCCATCGTCCTGGCCTATCTTGGCAAGGCAGACGATTTATTAAAACAACTGCAAGGTCTTACCGAAAAATTACGGCTCAAATCTTATTCACATGGCGCGGTAGCCGCATTGCTAAGTGTGGCCAATGCCCTGGACGTCCCTTCCGTGATTAATAAATATATAAAGTCGCCACGGCAGTATTGTGCTAAAAAACCTGTTCGAAATAATCTGACCGCCGGAAGTACCCTCTTGTTGGGTGCCGTGGGGAGAGTGTGTGTGCCTACCAGCAAAAGAGGATGGTGGGATTGGGCAAAGACGACTACTGCCGAATACTTACTCAGACACAGCTTGAGTAAAATAGACAGTCAGCATTTCTGGGATTTGATGGATGCACTTCCTGAAGAATCCATTGCAGAAATCGAGCGCGAATTAATTGAAAAGACATTTAAAACATACAACCTTCAAAGCGACACACTGTTTTTTGATACAACCAATTTTTTCACGTATATCGACACAACTAATCTGCGATGCACTATTGCCCGGCGGGGGAAAAACAAACAAAAGCGATACGATCTCAGGCAGGTCGGGTTGGCGATGGTCGTTACACGTAACGACATGATACCGTTGTTTCACCATACCTATCAGGGGAACATGGCGGATGCAAAGGTGTTCAGCGCGGTTCTTGAGACGATAAAAGACAGGATGACCGGATTAGGTTTCGACAGCAAAAAGCACACTATTGTTTTTGATCGTGGAAACAATTCCATGGACAATATGGCTATTGTAGAGAGATTGGCATTGCATTACGTTGGAGCGCTTACACCGTATCATCACAAGCAGTTGGTAGGGGATGCCATGTGTAATTTCAGGGAATATGACGTTGACGGCAGTAAGATACAGGTGTACCATGACAAACGGGTTATTTGGGGGCAGGAAAGAACCGTTGTCGTATTTATTTCCGAGAAATTAAAGGTTGGGCAATTAAGGGGAATGTCTCAGTCTCTGGAAAAGGCAGAACATCAGTTAAAGCTCTTACAGCAGCATCTGTGTAATCCAAAGGGAAAGATGCGGGACAAAGAGGGTCTGGAGGATACGATAAGAAGTGTAGTGAAATGTCAATTTGCGAAGGATGTTATCGATTGGTCGTTAAAAGAGGTATCTGAAGGCAAGTTTCAATTGAATTTTTCAATCGACCAGAAAAAGCTCGAAGAAATAGAAGGGGAACTGGGGTTCAGGATTCTTATGACAGACCATCACGATTGGGATACCGCGGACATTATAAAAGCCTACTATGGGCAATCAAAAATTGAACATGCCTTTAGAAATCTCAAGAACCCCTATCACCTTGCTTTAAAACCGCAATTTCACTGGACGGATCAGAAAATCAGGGTGCATTTTTTTATTTGCGTCCTCGGATACCTAATGGCGGCGATTGTGTGGTATCAGGCAAAAGCGCACGCACAATTTAGTGGAACGTTAGATACCCTGTTAGACACCCTTAATAATATAAGGCTTTCTGCTATGCTTGAAGAAACAAAGGCCAGAGGGAGAGTTAAGGCTACCTACAAATTGGAAGAAATGTCCGACAAGGAATCTCTGTTGATGAATGCGTTAGGCATTATGGATTTCCACAAACATCGGCTGAAACTTCAAGGACTCAGTGTATACAATTGA
- a CDS encoding Druantia anti-phage system protein DruA — protein sequence MRQKAKLPLLSVLETDIQSLTGLRLDRVRSREESAYWNSLIDEYHYLGYKPLPGAQARYLIRWDGGDLGAIGFSAAAWKVGVRDRWIGWDALTREKGLRMIVNNARF from the coding sequence GTGCGGCAAAAAGCAAAGCTTCCGCTGCTAAGCGTATTGGAGACAGACATTCAAAGCCTGACCGGATTGCGATTGGATAGGGTACGCAGTCGGGAAGAGTCTGCATATTGGAATAGCTTGATTGATGAGTATCATTATCTGGGCTACAAGCCACTTCCTGGGGCGCAGGCAAGGTATTTGATTAGGTGGGACGGTGGAGATTTGGGGGCGATAGGTTTTTCCGCAGCGGCATGGAAAGTGGGAGTACGAGACCGGTGGATAGGGTGGGATGCGTTGACCCGCGAGAAGGGTTTACGCATGATTGTGAACAACGCGCGATTTTAG
- a CDS encoding Druantia anti-phage system protein DruA, giving the protein MESGSTRPVDRVGCVDPREGFTHDCEQRAILVLQNIRVKNLASRVLSLCARRIRVDFLEPYNYEPVLFETFVEKGRYSGVCYRAANWLYLGDTKGRGKLDRYHMQGVPVKAVFVYPLVCNPRQSLAEVVQ; this is encoded by the coding sequence ATGGAAAGTGGGAGTACGAGACCGGTGGATAGGGTGGGATGCGTTGACCCGCGAGAAGGGTTTACGCATGATTGTGAACAACGCGCGATTTTAGTATTGCAAAATATCCGGGTGAAGAATTTGGCATCCCGTGTGCTTTCCCTTTGCGCGAGGCGAATACGAGTTGATTTTTTAGAGCCCTATAACTATGAACCGGTTCTTTTCGAGACATTTGTGGAAAAGGGTAGGTATTCAGGAGTCTGTTATCGCGCTGCGAATTGGCTTTACCTGGGAGATACAAAGGGAAGAGGGAAGTTAGACCGTTACCATATGCAGGGTGTTCCGGTCAAGGCCGTTTTTGTGTACCCGCTTGTTTGCAATCCCCGTCAGAGTTTGGCGGAGGTGGTGCAATGA